The Eggerthella guodeyinii sequence GGCGCAGCGTACAGGACCGGCTCGCCCCCGCGCACGACGACGAGGCCGCCCGCGCGCCGCGTCGGGCGCGCGGGGCGTTCCGCCTGCGGTTCGGCATCGTCGCCGGCGACCGGCGGCCAGGGGATGCCCGCCCCGAACAGGCTGGCGGGATCGTCGGCGGCGAGCACCACCGTCTCGCGGCGCGCAGCCTCCTCGTCGCTCGCCTCGTACGTGCGCAGCACGTCGACGGTTTGGCGCGCGGCGAACTGCGCGGGGCCAAGACCCTGCACGAACGCGCCGCGCAGCAGGTCGCCCGTGTCCTCCATCTGGCGCAGCACGGGGAACAGCGCGCCCAAGCCGCCGGGCACGCCGGACAGCTGCACCACGTCGCGCGAGAGCACGCCGTAGCGGTCGAGCATCGACTCGACGAGCGCGATGGCCCGCACCGTGTCGTTCTCGGACGACGGCATCGTGAGCGACCAGCGTCCCGTGAGCGCGGCGCCCACGGCGGCCTGGGCCGACGCGATGCCTCGCATCGTCGACGGGTCGGCAGGGCGCAGGCCCGACCGGCGGCTGCTCACGCGGCGCTTCGGCGCGCTGCGCGGCTTGGGCCCCGCGCCGCCCGCAGCGTCGAGGGCGGCGCGCACGGGGGCGAACGTGTCGTTCGTCACGCGGCCGTCCCACATGAGCTCGCGCATGGTCACGGCCACGGCGGCCTCGTCGACGAACTCGGGCGCGAGCCGGCGCCGCACCGCGTCGACGATCTGGCGGAAGAACAGCCCGCCGCCGAATCCGAGCGCGTCAACCACCGCCCCCTCGACGGTCGGAGGCGCGATCGACGAGTCCGCATCCGGAGCGTCGGAGGGCGCATCGGCCAGATCGGGCTGCACGGGCGCGAACGGCGAGTCGGTGGGATAGAAGGCGACGAGCCCCGCCCCTTCGCGCTCCCGTCCGCTGCGGCCGCGGCGCTCGGACGGAGGCCCCGCCGGGGCGCCCTCGTCGTCGCCCTCGCGGCGCGATCCCGCCCACACGACGTCGCCCGAGGCCAGCAGCTCGTCGAGCATGCCCGGGCGCCAATCGCGCACGCGGCTGGGGAACACGTGCCCCTCCCACGCGCCGGCGGGCAGGAACACGCCTTCGAACTGGGCGATCACCTGGGCAACGCCGTCGACTCCCTCGTACCCCTCCTCGCCGAGCGGGCCGACGCCCTGGCAGTCGAGCAGGAAGCGCAGGTACGCGCCCTGGCTCACGGCCTGCACGGCGCGGCGCGCTTCCGCCAACGACAGCGAGCGCAGACGCCGGAACACGCCCGCCTCGACCCACGCGAGCGCGCGCCCGTCGTCGTCTTCGCCGAACCGGCCCTGCATGAGGCGGCCGGCCGACGCGAGGCGCGCGAGGCCGTCCTGCGCGACGGCGACGCCGAGGCCGAAGCGCGCGGCCGCGGCCTCGGCGGAGAACGGGCCGTGCGTGCGCGCGTAGCGTGCGAGCAGCTCGTCGAGGGGATGGCGCGCGCTCCCCTCCTCTTCGGCCCCCGCGACCGCCACCGCTTCCTCCCACGGCGGGATTGCCGTTCCCAGCGCGTCGCGCAGGCGCGCGGCGTCGTCCGCCGCCGCCCAGCGTTCGACGCCGCCGACGACCGTCGGGAACGCGCGATGCGCGGCGTGCAGCTCCTCGAGCGCCGCGCGCGCGTCCTCCGAGGGCGCAGCCGCGGTCGCGGCCGCGCCCTCGGCTTCGATCCCATCCGTCGGTTCGAGCCGCTGCGCCACCTCCTCGACGGACAGCGGGCCCAGCACGCGCAAGAGGTCGGCCACGCCTTCGACGCCGCGCATGCGCCGGTCGGCGGCGAGGCGCTGCAAGCTGGCCTCCACGCCGGCGGTCACCTCCGCGTCGAGCACCTCGCCCAAGTCGGCGGAACCCAGCAGCTCGCCCAGCAGCGTGGGATCGAGCGACAGCAACGAGGCGCGCTGCTCGGCGTGCGGCAGGTCGCCCGCGTAGAGATGCTCGCCCACGTACCCGAACAGCAGGGGCGCGGCGAACGGCGACGGCACGGACGTCTGCGCCTCCACCACGCGCACCGACCCCGCCTGCACGCGCTCCATCAGCTCGTGCAGCGCCTGCATGTCGTAGACGTCCTGCAGGCACTCGCGCGCCGTCTCCGCGAGGATGGGGAACTCGTGCTCGCGCCGCGCGGCCTCCAGCAGCTGGCCGGCCTTGAGGCGCTGTTGCCACAGCGGGGCGCGCTTGCCCGGCGCGATGGGCGACATGAGCAGGGCGCGCGCAGCGCACTCGCGGAACCGCGCCGCGAACAGCGACGTGGAGTCCACGCGGTCGCGCACGATGCGGTCGAGCTCGTCGGGGTCGAACACGAACAGCTCCATCCCCGGCAGACGCGTCTCGGTCATGGGGATGCGCAGCACGATGCCGTCGTCGGCCGCCATGGCCTGCGCGTCGTAGCCGTACATCTGGGCGATGCGGTCGGACACCGCCATCGCCCACGGCTCGTGCACGCGGCGCCCGTACGGCGAGTGCAGCAGCACGCGCCAATCGCCCTGCTCGTCCTCGCAGCGCTCCACCACGAGCGTCTTGTCGTCGGGAATCGTGCCCGTGGCCGCGCGCTGCGAGCGGACGAGCTCCACGAGGTTGCGCTGCGCGTCGTCGTCGAGGCCGTCCGCGGCCAGGCGCTCGCGCACCGCGGAGGAGACGCCGAAGCCGCCGCCCTCGTCCGCCTCCGCGTCGTCGCCCTCGATGCCGCCGGCGATCGCGCGCAAAAACGCGCCGCGCATGCGCCCCGTCTCGGCGGGCCGCCCCACCCCTTCGCCGTGCCAGAACGGCAGGCGCGCCGAGCGCCCGGGGGCGGGCTCCACGATCACGCGGTCGCGCGTGATCTCGCCGATGCGCCACGAGCTGGTGCCGAGCGTGATGATGTCGCCCACGCGCGACTCGTACACCATCTCCTCGTCGAGCTCGCCCACGCGCCGCCGGCCCTCGTTGCCGTCGCCCTCGGGCAGCACCACCGAGAACATGCCGCGGTCGGGGATGGTGCCGGCCGACGTGACGGCCTGGCGCTGCGTGCCCGGGCGCGCTAACAACCGCCCATGCTCGCGATCCCACACGATGCGCGGCGAGAACTCGGCCAGGTCGGCCGTCGCGTAGCGGCCCGCCAGCATGTTGAGCACCGCGTCGAACGCCCGCCGCGGCAGCTCGGCGTAGGGCGCCGCACGGCGCACGGTGTCGTACCAGTCGTCCACCGCCAGCTCGTCCATGGCCACGGCGGCCACCGTCTGCTGCGCCAGCACGTCGAGTGCGTTCTTCACGTACGCCGTCTGCTCGATGCGGCCCTCGTACATACCC is a genomic window containing:
- a CDS encoding DEAD/DEAH box helicase, producing the protein MDEARDSAPHALDRFSDEVRGWFLDAFPAPTPLQERAWDVIEGGDNALVIAPTGSGKTLAAFLFAIDELMREKARSAQLPKKERPGKGVRVLYISPLKALGADVERNLQAPLAGIAARLAADGAAVPEVRTGMRTGDTTPEARRSLQRNPPDILITTPESLYLMLTSQARETLRTVETVIVDEVHALAGSKRGAHLALSLERLDDLLERPAQRIGLSATVRPRDEIARFLGGPHPVRVVASEGRPDMDVRVRVPVRDMTAVPVYGGSDLTGGDAAKRGGGARGSAPRRGPAEDAWKSDRAMRAAMANHALPASTTSPDSRLGTSSIWPYIEATILDEVLAHRTTIVFVNSRGLCEKLTARLNDLYAKRMGIARGADEDAPAAPIRSDLGSTTELSGGAPAIVAKAHHGSVSKEKRLQVERELKAGELPCVVATSSLELGIDMGSIDLVLQVAAPPSVASALQRIGRANHQVGGRSTGAIFPRTRTEIIDAAVAAEGMYEGRIEQTAYVKNALDVLAQQTVAAVAMDELAVDDWYDTVRRAAPYAELPRRAFDAVLNMLAGRYATADLAEFSPRIVWDREHGRLLARPGTQRQAVTSAGTIPDRGMFSVVLPEGDGNEGRRRVGELDEEMVYESRVGDIITLGTSSWRIGEITRDRVIVEPAPGRSARLPFWHGEGVGRPAETGRMRGAFLRAIAGGIEGDDAEADEGGGFGVSSAVRERLAADGLDDDAQRNLVELVRSQRAATGTIPDDKTLVVERCEDEQGDWRVLLHSPYGRRVHEPWAMAVSDRIAQMYGYDAQAMAADDGIVLRIPMTETRLPGMELFVFDPDELDRIVRDRVDSTSLFAARFRECAARALLMSPIAPGKRAPLWQQRLKAGQLLEAARREHEFPILAETARECLQDVYDMQALHELMERVQAGSVRVVEAQTSVPSPFAAPLLFGYVGEHLYAGDLPHAEQRASLLSLDPTLLGELLGSADLGEVLDAEVTAGVEASLQRLAADRRMRGVEGVADLLRVLGPLSVEEVAQRLEPTDGIEAEGAAATAAAPSEDARAALEELHAAHRAFPTVVGGVERWAAADDAARLRDALGTAIPPWEEAVAVAGAEEEGSARHPLDELLARYARTHGPFSAEAAAARFGLGVAVAQDGLARLASAGRLMQGRFGEDDDGRALAWVEAGVFRRLRSLSLAEARRAVQAVSQGAYLRFLLDCQGVGPLGEEGYEGVDGVAQVIAQFEGVFLPAGAWEGHVFPSRVRDWRPGMLDELLASGDVVWAGSRREGDDEGAPAGPPSERRGRSGREREGAGLVAFYPTDSPFAPVQPDLADAPSDAPDADSSIAPPTVEGAVVDALGFGGGLFFRQIVDAVRRRLAPEFVDEAAVAVTMRELMWDGRVTNDTFAPVRAALDAAGGAGPKPRSAPKRRVSSRRSGLRPADPSTMRGIASAQAAVGAALTGRWSLTMPSSENDTVRAIALVESMLDRYGVLSRDVVQLSGVPGGLGALFPVLRQMEDTGDLLRGAFVQGLGPAQFAARQTVDVLRTYEASDEEAARRETVVLAADDPASLFGAGIPWPPVAGDDAEPQAERPARPTRRAGGLVVVRGGEPVLYAAPGLRSLLSFTHDGEALADAVRALVAHEKRALKRAGAEGARKKVVVETFNDRSVLATPAADLLREEGLVRLPDGMRLYVSPF